From the Exiguobacterium aurantiacum genome, one window contains:
- the mutM gene encoding DNA-formamidopyrimidine glycosylase, with protein sequence MPELPEVETVCRRLRPFVSGKTIANVEVIDAKIIRGHEPEIWKQQLLGEMIQDVERRGKFILFKLTNGYLVSHLRMEGKFFPHDEMVIPVKHTHVIFTFTDGTTLHYNDVRKFGTMELKTNEDLYVTPPLSLLALEPFDPEVTAETLHSRLKRMNVRAIKTALLDQSIFVGLGNIYVDETLFRAGVHPTRPAATLSLEEVRRVHQEAVAVLTEAIERGGSTIRSYTNPDGASGTYQKTLYVYGQTGEPCKRCGQPIEKMKLGGRGTHYCPHCQQ encoded by the coding sequence ATGCCAGAATTACCAGAAGTGGAGACGGTCTGTCGCCGATTGCGGCCTTTCGTCTCAGGAAAAACGATTGCAAATGTCGAGGTGATCGACGCGAAAATCATTCGGGGTCACGAACCAGAGATTTGGAAACAACAGTTGCTCGGCGAGATGATTCAAGACGTCGAGCGACGCGGCAAGTTCATTTTATTCAAGTTGACGAACGGCTATCTCGTTTCGCATTTGCGGATGGAAGGAAAATTCTTCCCGCATGACGAAATGGTCATTCCGGTCAAACATACGCATGTCATCTTCACATTCACGGATGGGACGACGCTTCATTACAATGATGTCAGAAAGTTCGGCACGATGGAGCTGAAGACGAATGAAGACTTGTATGTGACACCACCCTTGTCGCTTCTCGCGCTCGAGCCGTTCGACCCGGAAGTGACAGCGGAGACGCTTCACAGTCGTCTGAAGCGGATGAACGTCCGTGCCATCAAGACGGCGCTGCTCGACCAATCGATTTTCGTTGGACTTGGCAATATATACGTCGACGAGACGTTGTTCCGGGCCGGGGTCCATCCGACCCGTCCGGCAGCCACCCTCTCACTTGAAGAAGTCCGACGGGTGCATCAGGAAGCCGTGGCCGTATTGACGGAAGCCATCGAACGAGGCGGGAGCACGATTCGGAGTTATACGAATCCGGACGGGGCGAGCGGGACATACCAAAAGACGCTATACGTGTATGGACAGACCGGGGAGCCATGTAAGCGATGCGGCCAACCGATTGAGAAGATGAAATTGGGCGGACGGGGCACACATTACTGTCCGCACTGCCAACAGTAA
- the nrdR gene encoding transcriptional regulator NrdR, with the protein MRCPKCDHNGTRVLDSRPVQDFYSIRRRRECEECGYRFTTFETVEQTPLIIVKKDGNREEFSREKVLRGIIRACEKRPVTLEQLEGVVTKVEQQLRALGQSEIPSEQVGELVMNELARVDEVAYVRFASVYRQFKDISVFFKELEDLMKQEKSTN; encoded by the coding sequence ATGCGTTGTCCTAAATGTGATCATAATGGAACGAGAGTGCTCGACTCCCGGCCAGTACAAGATTTTTATTCGATTCGACGCCGTCGCGAGTGCGAAGAGTGTGGCTATCGGTTCACCACGTTCGAGACGGTCGAACAGACGCCGCTCATTATCGTCAAAAAAGACGGTAATCGTGAAGAGTTCAGTCGTGAGAAAGTGCTCCGCGGCATCATTCGGGCTTGCGAGAAACGTCCGGTCACGCTGGAGCAACTCGAAGGTGTCGTCACGAAAGTCGAACAACAGTTACGCGCTCTCGGTCAGTCCGAGATTCCGAGTGAGCAAGTCGGGGAGCTCGTCATGAATGAGCTCGCACGGGTCGACGAAGTGGCATACGTCCGTTTCGCGTCCGTCTATCGGCAATTCAAAGATATTTCTGTGTTCTTTAAAGAACTAGAAGATTTAATGAAGCAAGAAAAATCGACCAACTAA
- the polA gene encoding DNA polymerase I gives MNKLLLLDGNSLTYRAFFALPPMTDASGRNTNAVYGFTMMLLKLMEDEQPTHFAVAFDASKKTFRHDTYADYKGGRQKTPGELREQFPIVREICEAFGIKVLELDQYEADDIIGTLAKNTAFDQVTVVTGDKDLLQLIDDRVTVYLTKRGITDVETMDAAAFKERYDGLNPLQMIDLKGLMGDKSDNIPGIPGVGEKTALKLLTAYGSVEGLYEHTHELKGKQKEKVEANEREALMSKQLATIYTDVPIEIGMDELTFHPYDAGKVKPLFMSLQFKSLLGKLSLDASSEEAVEVRDVNHIGIDEQDLTEAVLFLEQLRDDYFEEPVIGVAIASIAGVTVGDASLLDVPAVRDWLADESRATICLDAKQTIIQLKRHGISLRGYDDLLVAGYLLNLSGGTTLDSIAAHFEYALPEDEAVYGKGAKLHVPEQDVLEQHLGEKAMAILTLFVNVSKELVQNEQTSLYEDLERPLASVLAEMEWAGIHVDVSTLKVMEDDLRERLLQLETEIHSLAGEAFNINSPKQLGVILFEKLALPPVKKTKTGYSTAADVLEKLAPLHPIVEHIMHYRELGKLQSTYVEGLQKVIKDDGKIHTRYTQTLTQTGRLSSVNPNLQNIPIRLEEGRRIRKAFTASETDWMLYAVDYSQIELRIMAHMSQDEKMLEAFLHDEDIHTSTAANVFRVAKEEVTSLMRRQAKAVNFGIIYGISDYGLSQNLGISRKEAQTFIDTYFEQFPGVKRFMDAAIERAREHGYVETMLKRRRNIPDIHSRNFNLRGFAERTAINTPIQGTAADIIKKAMIDVDVALRKSGLRSKLLLQVHDELIFEGPKEEMDALETLVKQAMEHTITLDVPLRADGSFGETWFDTK, from the coding sequence ATGAATAAACTACTACTTCTTGATGGAAACTCACTTACGTATCGTGCGTTTTTCGCACTGCCTCCGATGACGGATGCGAGCGGCCGAAACACAAACGCCGTGTACGGGTTCACGATGATGCTGTTAAAGCTGATGGAAGATGAACAACCGACGCACTTCGCGGTCGCATTCGATGCGTCGAAGAAGACGTTCCGGCACGACACGTATGCTGACTATAAAGGCGGGCGTCAGAAAACCCCAGGGGAACTCCGTGAACAGTTCCCAATCGTCCGCGAGATTTGCGAGGCGTTCGGGATCAAAGTGCTCGAACTCGACCAGTACGAGGCCGATGACATCATCGGGACACTTGCGAAAAATACCGCGTTCGACCAAGTGACCGTCGTCACCGGAGATAAAGATTTACTACAACTGATTGATGACCGCGTCACCGTCTATTTGACGAAGCGTGGGATCACCGATGTCGAGACGATGGACGCGGCGGCATTTAAAGAGCGCTATGACGGTCTGAACCCGCTCCAAATGATCGATTTAAAAGGCCTGATGGGTGATAAATCCGATAACATCCCGGGCATCCCCGGTGTCGGTGAGAAGACGGCCCTCAAACTGCTCACGGCCTATGGTTCCGTGGAAGGACTGTATGAACATACGCATGAATTAAAAGGGAAACAAAAAGAGAAAGTCGAGGCGAACGAGCGGGAAGCGCTCATGTCGAAACAATTGGCAACGATTTATACCGACGTTCCAATCGAAATCGGCATGGACGAGCTGACGTTCCATCCGTATGACGCCGGTAAAGTGAAACCGCTGTTTATGAGCCTTCAGTTCAAGTCGCTTCTCGGAAAACTGAGCCTCGACGCGTCGAGCGAGGAAGCCGTGGAAGTGCGTGATGTGAACCACATCGGGATCGACGAGCAAGATTTGACGGAAGCGGTCCTCTTCCTCGAACAACTTCGCGACGACTATTTCGAAGAACCGGTCATCGGTGTGGCCATTGCCTCAATAGCCGGGGTGACGGTCGGCGATGCGTCGCTCTTAGACGTACCGGCTGTCCGGGATTGGTTGGCCGACGAGAGCCGGGCCACGATTTGTCTCGATGCGAAGCAGACGATCATTCAATTAAAACGCCATGGCATCTCGCTTCGTGGTTATGACGACTTGCTCGTTGCCGGATACTTGCTCAACCTATCGGGCGGAACGACACTCGATTCGATTGCCGCCCATTTCGAATACGCGTTGCCGGAAGACGAGGCGGTGTACGGAAAAGGGGCAAAACTGCACGTGCCGGAACAAGACGTGCTCGAGCAACATCTCGGGGAGAAGGCGATGGCCATCTTGACGTTGTTCGTGAACGTCAGCAAAGAGCTCGTCCAAAACGAGCAGACGTCGCTCTATGAAGATTTGGAACGTCCGCTCGCCTCGGTGCTCGCGGAGATGGAATGGGCCGGCATCCACGTCGACGTGTCCACACTGAAAGTGATGGAAGACGATTTGCGGGAACGGTTGCTTCAACTCGAGACGGAAATTCACAGTCTCGCGGGTGAGGCGTTCAATATCAATTCACCGAAACAACTCGGCGTCATCCTGTTCGAGAAGTTGGCGTTGCCTCCGGTGAAGAAGACGAAGACCGGCTACTCGACGGCAGCAGACGTGCTCGAGAAACTCGCGCCGCTCCATCCGATCGTCGAACATATCATGCATTACCGTGAACTCGGCAAGTTGCAATCGACATACGTCGAAGGGTTACAAAAAGTCATCAAAGACGACGGGAAGATCCACACCCGCTATACGCAGACATTGACCCAGACCGGACGGTTGTCCTCGGTCAACCCGAACTTACAGAACATCCCGATCCGATTGGAAGAAGGACGTCGGATACGCAAGGCGTTCACCGCGAGCGAGACCGATTGGATGCTGTATGCGGTCGACTACTCGCAAATCGAACTCCGGATCATGGCGCATATGTCCCAAGATGAGAAGATGCTCGAGGCGTTCCTGCATGACGAGGATATCCATACGTCGACGGCGGCCAATGTGTTCCGGGTTGCCAAAGAAGAAGTGACGTCGCTCATGCGTCGTCAAGCGAAAGCGGTCAACTTCGGCATCATCTATGGCATCAGCGACTACGGATTGTCGCAAAACCTCGGCATTAGCCGAAAAGAAGCGCAGACGTTTATCGATACGTACTTCGAACAGTTCCCGGGCGTGAAACGATTCATGGATGCCGCCATCGAGCGGGCACGGGAGCACGGTTACGTCGAGACGATGCTGAAGCGTCGTCGCAATATCCCGGACATCCATTCCCGGAACTTCAACTTGCGTGGTTTCGCGGAACGGACAGCCATCAACACGCCGATTCAAGGGACAGCCGCCGATATCATCAAAAAAGCGATGATTGACGTCGACGTGGCGCTCCGGAAGTCGGGCCTTCGGTCAAAACTATTGCTTCAAGTCCACGATGAGCTCATCTTCGAAGGACCAAAAGAAGAAATGGATGCGCTCGAGACGCTCGTGAAACAAGCGATGGAACATACGATCACCTTGGACGTGCCCCTCCGTGCGGACGGTTCGTTTGGTGAGACATGGTTTGATACGAAATAA
- the coaE gene encoding dephospho-CoA kinase (Dephospho-CoA kinase (CoaE) performs the final step in coenzyme A biosynthesis.) encodes MLKIGLTGGIATGKSTVSRLFRKQGIPIIDADKMARIVIEPGGKAFAGVREAFPQCFSGDELNRQALGRDIFHDDAKRQLLNQLMHPAIREEMLEEMRGYEAAGETVVIFDIPLLFEGTMRDLVDYTVVVYCREEIQLMRLMERNGLTKDEALARIHAQIPIEEKKQQADFLINNNGALGDLTAQVVRLVEQFEDMKKEGD; translated from the coding sequence ATGTTAAAGATTGGTTTGACAGGTGGAATTGCGACAGGGAAGTCGACCGTATCCAGACTGTTTCGAAAGCAAGGCATCCCGATCATCGATGCCGACAAGATGGCGCGGATCGTCATCGAGCCAGGGGGCAAGGCGTTCGCGGGCGTCCGCGAGGCGTTCCCGCAATGTTTCTCGGGCGATGAGTTGAATCGCCAGGCGCTCGGGCGAGATATTTTTCATGATGACGCCAAACGCCAGTTGCTAAATCAGCTCATGCACCCGGCTATCCGGGAAGAGATGCTTGAGGAGATGCGCGGCTATGAGGCGGCAGGTGAGACGGTCGTCATATTCGACATTCCGCTCTTATTCGAAGGGACGATGCGGGACCTCGTCGACTATACGGTCGTCGTCTATTGCCGTGAAGAGATTCAGTTGATGCGTCTTATGGAGCGTAACGGGTTGACGAAAGATGAAGCACTTGCTCGGATTCATGCGCAAATACCAATCGAGGAGAAGAAGCAACAAGCTGACTTTTTGATTAACAACAACGGTGCGTTAGGCGACTTGACGGCCCAGGTGGTCCGCCTCGTCGAACAATTTGAAGACATGAAAAAAGAAGGCGACTGA
- the dnaI gene encoding primosomal protein DnaI — protein MERINQTLAQMMNRKEVRDAYESIRRRTLEHPEVVSFLKAHPELDETAVEVGFTKLSEYAEQMDGKKLIEEQAVIPGHQPMLYVDLGQIAIRYEETVKHRQARRQKEMDRKFKSLFLPEEVREASFESFDWSDDARKIALRESMRFVSGMKTRQKVNGLYLHGSFGVGKTYLLAAIANELKVADIETILVHAPGFVSEAKRKIRTDSFDSFLTSFQHVPVLLIDDIGAEAISPWVRDELFGIILQYRMMHRLPTLYSSNFSGEELETHFSIDGSPQNKMKAQRLMQRISTTTTQIELKGENRRR, from the coding sequence ATGGAACGCATCAATCAAACGCTCGCCCAAATGATGAACCGGAAAGAAGTGCGGGACGCGTACGAATCGATTCGCCGGCGCACCCTCGAACATCCAGAAGTCGTCTCCTTTTTAAAGGCACATCCGGAATTAGATGAGACGGCGGTCGAGGTCGGCTTCACGAAGCTCAGTGAATACGCGGAGCAGATGGACGGGAAGAAACTCATCGAAGAGCAAGCCGTCATCCCAGGCCATCAGCCGATGCTCTATGTCGACCTCGGGCAAATCGCCATTCGCTATGAGGAGACGGTCAAGCATCGTCAAGCGCGACGGCAAAAAGAGATGGACCGGAAGTTCAAGAGTTTATTCTTACCAGAAGAAGTCCGGGAGGCGAGCTTTGAATCGTTCGACTGGTCGGATGACGCCCGTAAAATCGCGCTCCGTGAGTCGATGCGGTTCGTATCAGGGATGAAGACCCGGCAAAAAGTGAACGGCTTATACCTCCACGGCAGCTTCGGCGTCGGGAAGACGTATCTGCTCGCGGCCATCGCCAACGAGTTGAAAGTGGCAGACATCGAGACAATTCTCGTCCACGCCCCGGGATTCGTCTCGGAAGCGAAACGGAAAATCCGGACCGACTCATTCGATTCGTTTTTGACGTCGTTCCAACACGTACCCGTCTTATTGATTGATGACATCGGGGCCGAGGCGATCAGCCCGTGGGTACGGGATGAACTGTTCGGGATTATCTTGCAGTATCGTATGATGCATCGCTTGCCGACGCTTTACAGCTCAAACTTCAGTGGAGAAGAGCTCGAGACCCACTTCTCGATCGACGGCTCGCCACAGAACAAAATGAAGGCGCAGCGGCTCATGCAGCGCATCTCGACGACGACGACACAAATCGAATTAAAAGGTGAGAATCGCCGGCGGTAA
- a CDS encoding glyceraldehyde-3-phosphate dehydrogenase, producing the protein MGTKVAINGFGRIGRMVFRKLMLEGRHDVVAINASYPAETLAHLIKHDTVHGPFTLTVRAHGDALEVDGKRIMLVSERDPERLPWNELGVEIVIEATGKFNSDIGAKKHLTAGAKKVILTAPGKGELRTIVMGVNDRDYLPEHDHVISNASCTTNCLGPVVKVLDSTFGIETGLVTTVHAYTNDQNNIDNPHKDLRRARACGSSIIPTSTGAAKAIGLVLPELQGKLNGMALRVPTPNVSLVDLVVELRRDVTVDEVNEAFERAAHGEMTGILGVSNEPLVSIDFNGDERSSIIDADSTMVLGGNHVKVLAWYDNEWGYSCRVVDLLDMVASYLQIGQQETHV; encoded by the coding sequence ATGGGGACGAAAGTTGCAATCAATGGATTTGGACGAATCGGCAGAATGGTGTTTCGAAAATTGATGCTCGAAGGGCGTCACGACGTGGTCGCCATCAATGCGAGTTATCCGGCGGAGACGCTCGCCCACTTGATTAAGCACGACACGGTCCACGGACCGTTCACACTCACGGTCCGGGCGCATGGGGATGCGCTTGAAGTCGATGGGAAGCGAATCATGCTCGTCTCCGAGCGTGATCCGGAGCGGTTGCCATGGAACGAGCTCGGTGTTGAAATCGTCATCGAGGCGACGGGGAAATTCAATTCTGATATTGGGGCAAAAAAACATTTGACGGCCGGTGCAAAGAAAGTCATTTTGACGGCGCCCGGGAAAGGCGAGCTACGGACGATTGTCATGGGGGTGAATGATCGTGATTATTTACCGGAGCACGATCACGTCATTTCGAACGCCTCATGCACGACGAACTGTCTTGGTCCGGTCGTCAAAGTGCTCGATTCGACGTTCGGGATTGAGACGGGACTCGTCACGACCGTGCATGCGTATACGAACGACCAAAACAATATCGATAATCCGCATAAAGATCTCCGGCGTGCCCGTGCTTGTGGTAGTTCCATTATACCGACTTCGACGGGGGCCGCGAAAGCCATCGGACTCGTCTTACCGGAACTTCAAGGCAAGTTGAATGGGATGGCGTTACGGGTACCGACACCGAACGTCTCACTCGTCGATCTCGTCGTTGAGTTGCGTCGTGACGTGACGGTCGATGAAGTGAACGAGGCGTTCGAGCGTGCGGCTCACGGAGAGATGACGGGTATCCTCGGTGTCTCGAACGAACCGCTCGTCTCAATCGACTTCAACGGTGATGAGCGTTCGTCGATCATCGATGCCGATTCGACGATGGTGCTCGGGGGCAATCACGTCAAAGTACTCGCCTGGTACGACAACGAATGGGGTTATTCGTGCCGTGTCGTCGACCTGTTGGACATGGTCGCGAGCTACCTGCAAATCGGGCAACAAGAAACCCACGTCTGA
- the thrS gene encoding threonine--tRNA ligase has translation MIQLTFPDGAVKEFEAGITAEEVAGSISPGLRKKAIAAKIDGEMIDYRRPIEQDGKIELVMPDSEEGIDLMRHSSAHLMAQAIKRLYGEDGSIYLGIGPTIENGFYYDIEMDRRINEEDLPEIEKMMKRIVDENLDITREVVSRDEALERYKSLGDPLKIELIEDIPASETLTIYHQGEFFDLCRGPHVPSTSKLKVFKLMSVAGAYWRGDSDNKMLQRIYGTAFATKEQLAEHLRLLEEAKERDHRKLGKELDLFFVSQEVGQGLPMWLPKGASIRRTVERYIVDKELELGYQHVYTPVLGSVDLYKTSGHWDHYQDDMFPKMEMDNEELVLRPMNCPHHMTIYKHEPRSYRELPLRIAELGGMHRYEMSGALTGLQRVRYMVLNDGHTFVTPEQMKQEFKDIVHLIQEVYADFGIKDYRFRLSYRDPADKEKYFDNDAIWETAQRQLKETMDELGLPYFEADGEAAFYGPKLDVQVRTALGKEETLSTVQLDFLLPERFDLTYTGPDGKDHRPIVLHRGVVSTMERFVAYLIEEYKGAFPTWLAPVQVKLIPVSHVHDEYVAEVKAELVKRGVRVETDLRDEKLGYKIREAQMKKIPMTLVLGDKERDERAVNIRRYGQQEQVSATLDEFLSSLTEEIANRSR, from the coding sequence ATGATTCAATTGACATTTCCAGATGGGGCCGTCAAAGAGTTTGAGGCCGGCATCACAGCAGAAGAAGTAGCAGGTTCGATTAGCCCGGGACTCCGTAAAAAAGCGATTGCCGCCAAAATCGACGGCGAGATGATCGATTATCGACGTCCGATTGAACAAGACGGTAAAATCGAGCTCGTCATGCCGGACTCGGAAGAGGGCATCGATTTGATGCGCCACTCGTCGGCCCACTTGATGGCTCAAGCCATCAAACGGTTATATGGAGAAGACGGCAGCATCTACCTCGGGATTGGACCGACGATCGAGAACGGCTTCTATTATGATATCGAGATGGATCGCCGCATCAATGAAGAGGATTTACCGGAAATCGAGAAGATGATGAAACGAATCGTCGACGAGAACTTGGACATCACACGTGAAGTCGTGTCACGCGACGAAGCGCTCGAGCGTTACAAGTCGCTCGGAGACCCGCTCAAAATCGAATTGATTGAAGACATCCCGGCGAGCGAGACGCTCACGATTTACCATCAAGGCGAATTTTTCGACTTGTGCCGTGGGCCGCACGTTCCGTCGACATCGAAGTTGAAAGTGTTCAAGTTGATGAGCGTGGCCGGTGCATACTGGCGCGGCGACTCGGACAACAAGATGCTCCAACGCATTTACGGGACGGCGTTCGCGACGAAAGAACAGCTCGCGGAACACTTGCGCTTGCTAGAAGAAGCGAAAGAGCGCGACCATCGCAAGCTCGGGAAAGAGCTCGACCTCTTCTTCGTGTCGCAAGAAGTCGGTCAAGGCTTGCCGATGTGGCTTCCGAAAGGTGCCTCGATCCGTCGTACGGTCGAACGCTATATCGTCGACAAAGAGCTCGAGCTCGGCTATCAGCACGTCTATACGCCGGTCCTCGGTTCGGTCGACCTGTATAAGACATCGGGTCACTGGGATCACTATCAAGACGATATGTTCCCGAAAATGGAGATGGACAACGAAGAACTCGTCCTTCGTCCGATGAACTGCCCGCACCACATGACGATCTATAAACATGAGCCGCGCTCATACCGCGAGCTCCCGCTTCGCATCGCCGAACTTGGCGGCATGCACCGTTACGAGATGTCTGGGGCGCTCACAGGCCTCCAACGCGTCCGTTACATGGTGTTGAACGACGGGCACACGTTCGTCACGCCGGAGCAGATGAAGCAGGAGTTTAAAGATATCGTCCACTTGATTCAAGAAGTGTACGCCGACTTCGGCATCAAGGATTATCGTTTCCGCTTGTCGTACCGTGACCCGGCCGACAAAGAGAAATATTTCGACAACGACGCGATTTGGGAAACAGCGCAACGTCAGTTGAAAGAGACGATGGACGAACTCGGACTCCCGTATTTCGAAGCGGATGGCGAAGCGGCGTTTTACGGACCGAAGCTTGACGTCCAAGTCCGGACGGCACTCGGCAAAGAGGAGACGTTGTCGACAGTCCAACTCGACTTCTTGCTCCCAGAGCGGTTCGATTTGACGTACACAGGTCCTGATGGAAAAGATCATCGTCCAATCGTCCTCCACCGTGGAGTCGTCTCGACGATGGAACGTTTCGTCGCCTATTTGATTGAAGAGTATAAAGGTGCGTTCCCGACGTGGCTCGCCCCGGTCCAAGTCAAATTGATCCCGGTCTCACACGTCCACGACGAATACGTCGCAGAAGTAAAAGCAGAACTTGTCAAACGAGGTGTCCGTGTTGAAACAGACCTTCGTGATGAGAAACTCGGCTATAAGATTCGGGAAGCACAGATGAAGAAGATTCCGATGACGCTCGTCCTCGGTGATAAAGAACGCGATGAGCGTGCGGTCAACATCCGCCGCTACGGACAACAAGAACAAGTATCGGCCACGCTCGATGAATTCTTGTCGTCGCTCACAGAAGAGATCGCGAACCGTTCACGTTAA
- the speD gene encoding adenosylmethionine decarboxylase yields MDTMGRHIITELWECNPDKLNDIDYIERLFVDAALRSGAEVREVAFHKFAPHGVSGVVIISESHLTIHSFPEHGYASVDVFTCGDRIDPATASQYIAEGLEAKVREDVKLDRGMGPIRVPEAQVAISK; encoded by the coding sequence ATGGATACTATGGGACGTCACATTATTACAGAACTTTGGGAGTGCAATCCCGACAAATTAAACGATATCGACTACATCGAGCGCTTGTTCGTCGATGCAGCACTTCGTTCGGGCGCTGAAGTCCGCGAAGTCGCTTTCCACAAATTTGCACCACACGGTGTAAGTGGGGTCGTCATCATTTCAGAATCACACTTAACGATTCACAGTTTCCCAGAGCATGGTTACGCATCAGTCGATGTATTCACATGTGGGGACCGAATCGATCCAGCTACAGCCTCGCAGTACATTGCAGAAGGCTTGGAAGCGAAAGTTCGTGAAGATGTGAAACTTGATCGTGGGATGGGACCGATTCGTGTTCCTGAAGCACAAGTTGCAATTAGCAAATAA
- a CDS encoding site-2 protease family protein, translated as MFDWTDIDKFIISFFIILPIVTIIHQFGHFFFAKLFGGSLDMEIGTGKKLFKVGRLQFNRVYFYDAWCQFSDLKYSNRLTRSIVYAGGSIFNVASILIVNGFILMREIEPTIYTYQFAYFSFYYVFFSLYPIYYSNGHPSDGRAIFDTWKKGRPDADPLN; from the coding sequence ATGTTTGATTGGACAGATATAGACAAGTTTATCATTTCGTTTTTTATCATTTTGCCAATTGTGACGATTATCCATCAATTCGGTCATTTTTTCTTCGCGAAGCTGTTTGGGGGTTCGCTCGATATGGAGATTGGGACCGGGAAAAAATTGTTTAAAGTCGGACGCCTCCAATTCAATCGCGTCTATTTCTATGACGCCTGGTGTCAATTCAGCGACTTGAAGTACAGTAACCGCCTGACGCGTAGTATCGTGTATGCGGGCGGCTCGATTTTCAATGTAGCGAGCATTTTGATTGTGAATGGATTCATTTTAATGCGGGAGATCGAACCGACAATTTATACGTATCAGTTCGCCTATTTCTCGTTTTATTACGTCTTCTTCTCGCTCTATCCGATTTACTATTCGAATGGCCACCCGAGCGATGGGCGTGCCATCTTCGATACGTGGAAGAAAGGAAGACCTGACGCCGATCCACTCAACTGA
- a CDS encoding DnaD domain protein: protein MEKERILYGTDELLIMSTGLIDRESYQSLYHLYQPVIGVKALAMYQTLWSELKPGKMKSNYMSHSALCEMLDYSINELTDCLFRLEAIGLVRTYKTKDERLTQYVYQLRVPLAPHTFLNDGLLSSFLFYKVGEVRFKQLQGRFTIDPLPAGIIEVTKDFNEVFDVKGVNHMAFTQKNYEKPDRAKIEINYTFDMEIVKKLTNFPVGFFTKKLDETITKLAYVSQIDEETMAEMLKEYFVHEAYLPLSEQEKRDGCRQMVLQLKKKQTRHRKVKSDETEKAEIGDLHDVTVMEEAHPHQYVSTLRKTPQLSKSDEQLIIDLVDTLGLAPSVINALFYYCIEVKKQTRLSENYVMRIATSWKTAGYLNAKDALEQEATQDALIEKKQQKRENVQQRTTVGSRRKDKTEMPKWLEDEAKEQRTYDQKRKQELEASVPDDAELVKLLNELKEKG, encoded by the coding sequence ATGGAAAAAGAACGAATCCTTTACGGTACTGACGAATTGCTGATCATGAGCACCGGGCTCATCGATCGCGAGTCGTATCAGTCGCTGTACCATTTATATCAGCCGGTCATCGGGGTTAAGGCGCTCGCGATGTATCAGACGCTTTGGAGCGAGCTGAAACCCGGCAAGATGAAATCGAACTATATGTCACACAGCGCGCTCTGCGAGATGCTCGACTACTCGATCAACGAGCTGACGGACTGTCTGTTCCGGCTCGAGGCGATCGGTCTCGTCCGGACTTATAAGACGAAAGACGAGCGCTTGACCCAGTACGTATATCAACTGCGCGTCCCGCTCGCGCCCCATACGTTCTTGAACGACGGGCTGTTGTCGAGTTTCCTCTTCTATAAAGTCGGGGAAGTCCGCTTCAAGCAGTTGCAAGGTCGATTCACGATCGACCCGTTGCCGGCCGGAATCATTGAAGTGACGAAAGACTTTAATGAAGTGTTCGACGTCAAAGGGGTCAACCACATGGCGTTCACACAAAAGAACTACGAGAAACCTGACCGCGCCAAGATTGAGATCAACTATACGTTCGATATGGAAATCGTCAAAAAGCTGACGAACTTCCCGGTCGGTTTCTTCACGAAGAAACTTGATGAGACGATCACGAAACTCGCGTACGTCTCACAAATCGATGAAGAGACGATGGCCGAAATGTTGAAGGAGTATTTCGTCCACGAGGCGTATCTCCCGCTCAGCGAGCAAGAGAAGCGCGACGGCTGCCGTCAGATGGTGTTGCAGTTGAAGAAAAAACAGACGCGCCATCGGAAAGTGAAGTCGGATGAGACGGAGAAGGCAGAAATCGGCGACTTGCATGACGTGACGGTCATGGAAGAAGCGCATCCGCATCAATACGTGTCGACGCTTCGGAAGACGCCACAGCTGTCGAAGAGCGACGAGCAGCTCATCATCGACCTCGTCGATACGCTCGGGCTCGCGCCTAGTGTCATCAACGCGTTGTTCTACTACTGTATCGAAGTGAAGAAACAGACCCGGCTCAGTGAGAACTACGTCATGCGCATCGCGACGAGTTGGAAGACGGCAGGTTATTTGAACGCCAAGGACGCCTTGGAGCAAGAAGCGACGCAAGACGCGCTCATCGAGAAGAAACAACAAAAACGAGAGAACGTGCAACAGCGGACAACCGTCGGTTCGCGACGCAAAGACAAGACCGAGATGCCAAAATGGCTCGAGGACGAGGCGAAAGAACAACGGACGTACGATCAAAAACGAAAACAAGAGCTCGAGGCATCGGTCCCAGACGACGCGGAACTCGTCAAGCTGTTGAATGAATTGAAAGAGAAAGGATGA